A single region of the Branchiostoma lanceolatum isolate klBraLanc5 chromosome 1, klBraLanc5.hap2, whole genome shotgun sequence genome encodes:
- the LOC136446754 gene encoding protein phosphatase PTC7 homolog, which produces MQSVIVYGRMLTRALLSPATTQDLRTKRKRDLCLVSTAQGFSKDFNNSIHKKGLFGDDAYFIARYKNVDVLGVADGVGGWRDYGVDPSLFSSSLMKTCERLVQAGRFKPALPIGLIAASYYELLESKGPIVGSSTACVLILDRPSRTLYSANLGDSGFMVVRKGEIVHRSEEQQHYFNTPFQLSLASPREDGLVLSDSPEAAGFMTFLVEEGDLIVTATDGLFDNLSDSMVLKELSKLRDHKYENIERTAQNLAEQAQELAFDPEYMSPFATEAQHAGIDVKGGKPDDITVLLSVVALYAD; this is translated from the exons ATGCAGTCGGTGATCGTGTACGGTCGCATGCTGACAAGAGCTCTACTTTCCCCCGCCACCACTCAGGATCTGCGAACGAAGAGAAAACGAGACTTGTGCCTGGTTTCAACCGCACAAGGATTTTCCAAAGACTTCAACAATTCAATACACAAGAAGGGACTTTTCGGCGACGATGCCTACTTTATAGCAAGATATAAAAACGTAGATGTCTTAG GGGTAGCTGATGGTGTTGGAGGATGGAGAGACTATGGGGTGGATCCTTCTCTCTTCTCAAGTTCATTAATGAAGACATGTGAAAGACTAGTACAAGCAGGACGCTTCAAACCCGCGTTACCCATCGGACTCATCGCAGCCAGCTATTACGAATTATTAGAAAGTAAAGGTCCAATTGTAG GTAGCAGTACAGCATGTGTCCTAATCCTGGACCGCCCCAGCAGAACACTGTATTCTGCAAACCTAGGTGACTCAGGGTTCATGGTGGTGAGGAAAGGAGAAATTGTACATAGATCAGAAGAGCAGCAGCATTACTTCAACACCCCCTTCCAGTTGTCATTAGCATCTCCACGGGAGGATGGTTTGGTGCTCAGTGACAG CCCAGAGGCAGCTGGCTTCATGACCTTCCTGGTGGAGGAGGGGGATCTCATCGTCACGGCAACAGATGGCCTGTTTGACAACCTGTCAGACTCAATGGTTTTAAAGGAATTATCAAAACTTAGG GATCACAAATATGAGAACATCGAGCGAACAGCGCAGAATCTGGCGGAGCAGGCGCAGGAGCTGGCTTTTGACCCAGAGTACATGTCGCCGTTTGCCACAGAAGCACAGCATGCTGGGATAGATGTCAAAG GAGGAAAACCTGACGACATTACGGTGCTGCTGTCGGTGGTCGCTCTGTATGCGGACTAA